One Planktothrix sp. FACHB-1365 DNA segment encodes these proteins:
- a CDS encoding DUF4038 domain-containing protein: protein MRNFLKFYSVCQFVIFNGVLISSILACRPTPEANSQSETRLEPINYTPVVSAGFSQVFPAKKSVQLHGTVTYLGDSTALKTQWQKISGPGNVTFQNAQLPNTTVQFSQPGTYVLKLTAKAGEQSSTDQVTVQVKPVSQAQIPAFSIFEQGFSHSGTYQNPYTEVEAIATLTTPKGETQKIPLFWDGGTTWKLRFSPNLEGIWKWSVQSNDGGLNNKSGSFKTIAAKSKGGIQVNPQYPHHFIYQDGTPFWLLGDTQWTLFNNNPQENLDRNAVKQYIDTRAKQGFNFIHSNVMSLSRNEGGSAFDNISEETLNPGYWQEVDSRIKSLNQNGITSMLFLTWSKDGVSKNDWRAFPNEAARLRYARYIVGRYSAFNVAFTVAGEWNEYGDKSMYEQIAQEILKFDPHQRLIGIHPGELSYSVAEFAEKDWMSFADYQQNYTQLHQRVLDQLKYNKPVVNSEYAYYLRDQNEDGKVDKPNSASLDEIRHSSWDIVMAGGYFITGWGTTYFGGIREPGPFNVNDPKNDDWEAQVQHIPKLFKTLDWWKFKPIDRRIKGEGTHYLLANDDQQFIVYVRDTNKPLSLDLESDTTVSYTLQVYNPRLGQFSDLPNFTGTNAIQLKPPTDEDWIFVLKKINK from the coding sequence ATGAGAAATTTCCTAAAATTTTATTCCGTCTGTCAATTCGTTATTTTCAACGGAGTTTTAATCAGTTCAATCCTGGCTTGTCGTCCAACTCCAGAAGCCAATTCTCAGTCAGAAACGCGGTTAGAACCTATCAATTATACTCCTGTCGTTAGTGCTGGTTTTTCCCAAGTGTTCCCGGCTAAAAAATCAGTTCAACTGCATGGAACAGTAACTTATTTAGGAGATTCAACTGCTCTAAAAACCCAATGGCAAAAAATTAGTGGCCCTGGAAACGTTACGTTTCAAAATGCTCAACTTCCGAACACAACCGTACAATTTTCTCAACCGGGAACTTATGTTTTAAAGCTAACTGCAAAGGCTGGAGAACAATCTAGCACGGATCAAGTCACGGTTCAAGTCAAGCCTGTTTCTCAAGCTCAAATTCCAGCGTTTAGTATTTTTGAACAGGGATTTAGCCATTCTGGAACTTATCAAAATCCTTACACCGAAGTTGAAGCAATCGCAACTTTAACAACTCCCAAAGGTGAAACTCAAAAAATCCCTTTATTTTGGGATGGGGGAACAACTTGGAAACTGAGATTTTCGCCGAATCTTGAAGGCATTTGGAAATGGTCTGTTCAGTCCAATGATGGGGGATTAAATAACAAATCAGGGTCTTTTAAAACCATTGCCGCCAAAAGTAAAGGTGGAATTCAAGTTAATCCTCAATATCCCCATCATTTTATCTATCAAGATGGAACTCCGTTTTGGTTATTAGGGGATACCCAGTGGACATTATTTAATAATAATCCTCAAGAAAACTTAGATCGCAACGCAGTTAAACAATATATTGATACACGCGCCAAACAAGGATTTAATTTTATCCATTCTAACGTAATGTCTCTGTCTCGAAATGAAGGGGGATCTGCCTTTGATAATATCTCCGAAGAAACGTTAAATCCCGGTTATTGGCAAGAAGTTGACTCTCGGATCAAATCCTTAAATCAAAACGGAATCACCTCTATGTTATTCTTAACTTGGTCAAAAGATGGCGTTTCCAAAAATGATTGGAGAGCCTTTCCTAATGAAGCAGCACGGTTGCGATATGCTCGTTATATTGTAGGTCGTTATAGTGCGTTTAATGTTGCCTTTACCGTTGCGGGAGAATGGAATGAATATGGCGATAAATCTATGTATGAACAGATTGCCCAAGAAATTTTAAAATTTGATCCCCATCAACGATTAATTGGTATTCACCCCGGAGAATTAAGCTATAGTGTAGCTGAATTTGCAGAAAAAGATTGGATGTCTTTTGCAGATTATCAACAGAACTATACTCAATTACATCAACGAGTTTTAGATCAACTTAAGTATAATAAACCTGTAGTTAATTCAGAATATGCCTATTATTTACGAGATCAAAATGAGGATGGAAAAGTTGATAAACCCAATAGTGCCTCTTTAGATGAAATTCGCCATTCAAGTTGGGATATTGTCATGGCGGGTGGCTATTTTATCACAGGTTGGGGAACTACTTATTTTGGAGGAATTCGTGAGCCGGGGCCTTTTAATGTAAATGATCCGAAAAATGATGATTGGGAAGCACAAGTTCAACACATTCCTAAACTGTTTAAAACTTTAGATTGGTGGAAATTTAAACCCATAGACCGACGCATTAAAGGAGAGGGAACCCATTATCTATTAGCCAACGACGATCAACAGTTTATTGTTTATGTTCGGGATACGAACAAACCCCTCTCCTTAGACTTGGAATCAGATACAACGGTTTCCTATACCCTTCAAGTTTATAATCCTCGGTTGGGTCAATTTTCTGATCTTCCGAATTTTACAGGAACAAATGCCATTCAGCTAAAGCCTCCAACTGACGAAGATTGGATATTTGTTTTAAAAAAAATCAACAAATGA
- the asnB gene encoding asparagine synthase (glutamine-hydrolyzing): MCGITGVAAFKGSPHPTLEQLKTMCDSIFHRGPDQDGMHVQDGVALGMRRLSIIDLSGGRQPIFNQDCTILTVFNGEIYNFRELRSKLESKGYTFATKTDTEVIVYAYEEYGIEFPKYLNGMFAIALHDTVKKKLYLVRDHLGIKPLYYAFNQNDLVWGSEIKAILASGRVEKTLDLDALGEYLAWEYVPGKATLFKEIRQLEPGQLLEIDLENPRCEPQTYWDIPTTEEIELSDEEWADKVEAQLRKSVTMQLVSDVPLGAFLSGGVDSSLTVALMGKAQTYSIGFDDPSYNELQWSEKVAAYLGVEHINEVIKPNVVELFEHLMYFLDDPIGDFSIFPTYLVSRLARQYVTVSLSGDGGDELFGGYETYLADEKARQYQKIPVIFRQNLIEPLIKSLRPQPQKKGLVNKAKRFIEGLENPVDLSHARWRIFAGDTVRSQLFTAEANQELVTPSAAHIIDLFNKAGDRQPQNRSMYVDVKSYLSDDILVKVDRMSMAVSLESRVPYLDPDLVELAFQIPEGLKVTPGETKVLLKSVAARHVPAECVYRPKEGFSIPIKNWLCNEFRPLMEELLSDQAIREQGIFQVNTIKRLKQEHLAGTANHSHILWSLIVFQSWYKRWFKN; the protein is encoded by the coding sequence ATGTGTGGAATAACAGGTGTCGCGGCTTTCAAGGGTTCACCTCACCCCACCCTAGAACAGTTAAAAACCATGTGTGATAGTATTTTCCATCGGGGGCCGGATCAAGATGGAATGCACGTTCAAGACGGGGTTGCATTAGGAATGCGGCGGTTGTCAATCATCGATTTAAGTGGCGGACGACAACCGATTTTTAATCAAGATTGCACCATTTTAACGGTTTTCAATGGAGAAATTTATAACTTCCGTGAACTGCGGAGCAAACTTGAATCCAAGGGTTATACTTTTGCCACAAAAACCGATACAGAAGTGATTGTTTATGCCTATGAAGAATATGGAATTGAGTTTCCTAAATATCTGAATGGAATGTTTGCCATTGCCCTTCATGATACTGTTAAGAAAAAGCTGTATTTAGTTCGAGATCATTTAGGAATTAAACCCCTTTATTATGCGTTTAATCAAAACGATTTAGTTTGGGGATCAGAAATTAAAGCGATTTTAGCCAGTGGACGGGTTGAAAAAACCTTAGATTTGGATGCTTTAGGGGAATATTTGGCTTGGGAATATGTACCCGGAAAAGCCACCTTATTTAAGGAAATTCGGCAATTAGAACCCGGACAACTGTTAGAAATTGACTTAGAAAATCCCCGATGTGAACCGCAAACGTATTGGGATATTCCCACGACCGAAGAAATAGAATTATCCGATGAAGAATGGGCGGATAAAGTTGAAGCACAACTAAGAAAATCGGTGACAATGCAACTGGTGAGTGATGTTCCTTTGGGTGCATTTCTTTCTGGCGGTGTTGATTCTTCCCTAACGGTGGCGTTAATGGGGAAAGCCCAAACCTATAGTATTGGGTTTGATGATCCCTCCTATAATGAGTTGCAATGGTCGGAAAAAGTGGCGGCTTATTTAGGGGTTGAACATATCAACGAAGTAATTAAACCCAATGTAGTCGAATTATTTGAACATTTAATGTATTTTCTTGATGATCCCATCGGGGATTTTTCCATTTTTCCCACTTATTTAGTGTCTCGGTTAGCACGTCAATATGTAACAGTTTCTTTAAGTGGAGATGGCGGCGATGAATTGTTTGGCGGATATGAAACCTATTTAGCCGATGAAAAAGCCCGACAATATCAAAAAATTCCAGTGATTTTCCGTCAAAATTTAATCGAACCTTTAATTAAATCTCTGCGTCCTCAACCCCAGAAAAAAGGGTTAGTCAATAAAGCCAAACGATTTATTGAAGGGTTAGAAAATCCTGTGGATTTATCCCATGCTCGGTGGCGAATTTTTGCCGGAGATACGGTGCGATCACAATTATTTACGGCTGAAGCCAATCAAGAATTAGTCACACCTTCCGCCGCTCATATTATTGATTTATTCAATAAAGCAGGCGATCGCCAACCGCAAAATCGCAGTATGTATGTAGATGTCAAAAGCTATTTAAGCGATGACATTTTAGTGAAAGTGGATCGAATGTCGATGGCGGTTTCTTTGGAGTCACGAGTGCCCTATCTTGACCCCGATTTAGTGGAATTAGCCTTCCAAATTCCTGAAGGCTTAAAAGTCACCCCTGGGGAAACCAAAGTTCTGTTAAAATCCGTTGCCGCCCGTCACGTTCCCGCAGAATGTGTGTATCGTCCCAAGGAAGGATTTAGTATTCCGATTAAAAATTGGTTGTGTAATGAATTCCGGCCGTTAATGGAAGAATTATTGAGTGATCAAGCCATTCGAGAACAAGGTATTTTCCAAGTTAATACCATTAAACGACTGAAACAGGAACATCTAGCAGGAACAGCAAACCATAGCCATATTTTATGGTCATTAATTGTGTTTCAAAGTTGGTATAAACGCTGGTTTAAAAACTAA
- a CDS encoding NAD(P)-dependent oxidoreductase produces the protein MKALVTGANGFTGSYLTKHLLDKGYQVRVLVRKNSNQSALEGLSIEYFFADIADDNPLDDSVMEGVDVVYHIAALYRAENVPREYFWDVNVKGTRKVLEAAKKANVKRFVHCSTVGVQGEIKNPPAKEEDPYSPGDYYQESKMDGELLALDFFKKENLAGSVVRPVGIYGPGDLRFLKLFKYIYSGKFKMIGSGEVLYHLTYVEDLAAGIALAGEKEAAIGEIFTIGGNEFVTLNQLVQKIADIYNKPVSKFKIPVWPVWWAGYLCELICLPFNISPPIYRRRVDFFIKDRAFDISKAKKLLGYEPKVPLDEGLRKTALWYKDSGLLESSSALKS, from the coding sequence ATGAAAGCTTTAGTGACAGGGGCGAACGGATTTACAGGCAGTTATCTGACCAAACATTTACTTGATAAAGGCTATCAAGTCCGCGTCTTAGTGCGTAAAAATTCTAATCAAAGTGCCTTAGAAGGATTATCCATTGAATATTTCTTTGCTGATATTGCCGATGATAATCCCTTGGATGATTCGGTGATGGAGGGGGTGGATGTGGTTTATCATATTGCGGCATTATATCGGGCAGAAAATGTACCCAGAGAATATTTTTGGGATGTAAATGTTAAGGGAACTCGTAAAGTTTTAGAAGCCGCGAAAAAAGCCAATGTTAAACGGTTTGTTCATTGCAGTACCGTTGGAGTTCAGGGGGAAATTAAAAACCCTCCCGCTAAAGAAGAAGATCCCTATTCACCCGGAGATTATTATCAAGAATCTAAAATGGATGGGGAACTGTTGGCGTTAGATTTCTTTAAAAAAGAAAATTTAGCCGGGTCTGTGGTGCGCCCTGTGGGTATTTATGGCCCTGGAGATTTACGGTTTCTCAAACTGTTTAAATATATCTACAGTGGCAAATTTAAAATGATTGGCAGTGGGGAAGTTCTCTATCATTTGACCTATGTGGAAGATTTAGCCGCCGGAATTGCATTGGCGGGAGAAAAAGAAGCCGCAATTGGTGAAATTTTCACCATTGGTGGGAATGAATTTGTCACGTTAAATCAATTGGTTCAAAAAATTGCGGATATCTATAATAAACCCGTTTCTAAGTTTAAAATTCCCGTTTGGCCGGTTTGGTGGGCGGGTTATTTATGCGAACTAATTTGTTTACCTTTTAATATTTCTCCCCCGATTTATCGCCGTCGGGTTGATTTCTTTATTAAAGACCGGGCGTTTGATATTTCTAAAGCTAAAAAATTATTAGGTTATGAGCCTAAAGTTCCCTTAGATGAAGGGTTAAGAAAAACAGCATTATGGTATAAAGATTCTGGGTTATTAGAATCATCATCCGCCCTGAAATCTTAG
- a CDS encoding GerMN domain-containing protein, which produces MNRIQHFLTRCLVGVTILSLSSCGTPPVDTPTQPQASPEATISPSTPPEPQKQALSPANTVSVTIYQVDNQCSELVPRQITVPKEQALETAISEVLEQQSSSDFPLNYRINTDKNQQIVTIDFRVPTTAERTFNSLSSCEQLALFGSLRQTITSNPDWQINDVIFTEQGEEITL; this is translated from the coding sequence ATGAACCGTATCCAACATTTTTTAACTCGTTGTCTCGTTGGCGTTACTATTCTTAGCTTAAGCAGTTGTGGTACTCCTCCTGTTGACACCCCAACTCAACCGCAAGCCTCTCCTGAAGCCACAATTTCTCCTTCAACCCCACCTGAACCTCAAAAACAAGCTCTTTCCCCGGCTAACACCGTTTCTGTAACGATTTATCAGGTCGATAATCAATGTTCTGAGTTAGTTCCTCGTCAAATTACGGTTCCTAAAGAACAAGCCTTAGAAACCGCAATTTCTGAGGTTTTAGAACAACAAAGTAGTTCTGATTTTCCCTTAAATTATCGCATAAATACCGATAAAAATCAACAAATTGTCACGATTGATTTTCGGGTTCCTACAACGGCTGAACGGACGTTCAATTCTTTATCGAGTTGTGAACAATTAGCGTTATTTGGGAGTTTACGCCAAACGATTACCAGTAATCCTGACTGGCAAATTAATGATGTCATTTTTACAGAACAGGGAGAAGAAATTACCTTATAA
- a CDS encoding DapH/DapD/GlmU-related protein, which yields MTETRQIINKVSLSEQLNQSESSLLKRYQMKALGTNDLGHFIQYELANFFLGNLSGAFGYVARKSAYKGLFKSTGGGIILGKGIVLRHPKKVTLGDRVAIDDYVLIDASGAGDEGIDLGDDVIISRNCVIQGKIGGISIGKKTDLGCNTILSSSGGISIGSSVLIAGNCYIGGGRYITDRLDIPMMEQGVFTRGKITIQDDVWLGASSVVLDGVKIGKGCIIGAGAVVTKDLPDYAIAAGVPAKIIKMRTETNDVVNPPSNHHATT from the coding sequence ATGACTGAAACTCGCCAAATTATTAATAAAGTTTCTTTATCTGAACAACTGAATCAATCGGAATCATCCTTATTAAAACGCTATCAAATGAAAGCGTTAGGAACGAATGATTTAGGGCATTTTATTCAATATGAATTGGCTAACTTTTTCTTGGGAAATTTATCGGGAGCGTTTGGTTATGTGGCTCGAAAATCCGCTTATAAAGGATTATTTAAAAGTACGGGTGGCGGGATTATTTTAGGCAAAGGAATTGTGTTACGTCATCCCAAAAAAGTAACGTTAGGCGACCGAGTAGCCATTGATGATTATGTTTTAATTGATGCCAGTGGTGCAGGCGATGAAGGCATTGATTTAGGAGATGATGTGATTATTTCTCGTAATTGTGTGATTCAAGGGAAAATTGGGGGAATTTCCATTGGCAAAAAAACCGATTTAGGCTGTAATACAATTTTATCTTCGAGTGGGGGAATTTCTATTGGATCTTCGGTTTTAATTGCGGGTAACTGTTATATTGGAGGGGGCAGATATATCACAGACCGTCTGGATATTCCCATGATGGAACAAGGGGTGTTTACACGAGGAAAAATTACCATTCAAGATGATGTTTGGTTGGGAGCAAGTTCAGTGGTTTTAGATGGTGTTAAAATTGGTAAAGGCTGTATTATTGGAGCCGGAGCCGTGGTCACAAAAGATTTACCTGATTATGCTATTGCTGCGGGTGTTCCTGCCAAAATTATTAAAATGCGAACGGAAACCAACGATGTTGTAAATCCACCTTCTAACCATCATGCCACAACCTAA
- a CDS encoding glycerol-3-phosphate dehydrogenase/oxidase: MTTITRNLSTAAQSSYDVIIIGGGIYGAMLTLEAARRNLRTLLIEKADFGGVTSYNSLRIVHGGFRYLQTLDLPRFYESVGERKWFLKTFPELVKPLSCLMPLYGKGLRRPPILLTALKLNDTLSFTRNQGIRPDRHLPPGKVIKTEKVKAIFPNVDSEGLKAGAIWYDACMPDSQRLVIGALRWACSLGATALNYVEAQDLLKVNQTVSGVVARDQLTGETHEYQGKIVVNAAGPWCRELAANFDQEVPNLFYKSIAWNILFDRETLSDFALAIEPKKPNAQTYFLHPWKGRLLAGTIHNPWFKDIQANPRPDPSEISEFIDNLNFAIPGLKLSQSEILRVFSGLLPAEEPNSKELAVREVILNHETLPQGIKGLYSISGVKFTTARLVAEKTIQQIFPQLSPVDATEIAPAEAQRPQGLYDYHWYPQPELTDCSEELKDIIENEAVQHLDDLILRRTSLGDNPQRALKIAPMICKLFNWDDSKSKQEIQRLEDFYQRCGMAELAKI; this comes from the coding sequence ATGACAACAATTACTCGAAACCTATCAACCGCAGCCCAATCCTCCTATGATGTGATTATTATTGGTGGAGGAATTTATGGTGCGATGCTGACCTTAGAAGCGGCTCGAAGAAATCTGCGAACACTCTTAATTGAAAAAGCCGATTTTGGTGGGGTAACCAGTTACAATAGTCTCCGCATTGTTCATGGGGGATTTCGGTATTTACAAACCTTAGATTTACCTCGATTTTATGAATCTGTTGGAGAACGGAAATGGTTTCTTAAAACCTTTCCTGAATTAGTCAAACCCCTCTCCTGTTTAATGCCTTTATATGGCAAAGGATTACGTCGTCCTCCGATTTTATTAACGGCTTTAAAACTCAACGATACTCTATCTTTTACTCGAAACCAAGGCATTCGTCCTGACCGTCATTTACCCCCCGGAAAAGTCATCAAAACCGAAAAAGTGAAAGCCATTTTTCCGAATGTTGATTCTGAAGGATTAAAAGCTGGAGCCATTTGGTATGATGCCTGTATGCCCGATTCTCAACGGTTGGTAATAGGGGCTTTACGTTGGGCTTGTTCCTTGGGAGCAACGGCGTTAAACTATGTAGAAGCTCAGGATTTGTTAAAAGTTAATCAAACGGTTTCTGGGGTTGTAGCGCGAGATCAATTAACCGGAGAAACCCACGAATATCAAGGAAAAATTGTGGTGAATGCTGCTGGCCCCTGGTGTCGAGAATTAGCGGCGAATTTTGATCAAGAGGTTCCCAATTTATTCTATAAATCGATTGCTTGGAATATCCTTTTTGATCGAGAAACTTTATCCGATTTTGCGTTAGCCATTGAACCTAAAAAACCCAACGCTCAAACCTATTTTCTCCACCCCTGGAAAGGACGATTATTAGCAGGAACCATTCATAACCCTTGGTTTAAAGATATTCAAGCCAACCCCAGACCCGACCCTTCAGAAATTAGCGAATTTATTGATAATCTTAATTTTGCTATTCCGGGGTTAAAGTTAAGTCAAAGCGAAATTCTTCGGGTGTTTTCCGGTTTACTTCCGGCGGAAGAACCTAATAGTAAAGAACTAGCGGTTCGGGAAGTGATTTTAAATCATGAAACCCTGCCTCAAGGTATCAAAGGTTTGTATAGTATTTCTGGGGTTAAATTTACAACCGCTCGTTTAGTAGCTGAAAAAACGATTCAGCAAATTTTCCCTCAACTTTCACCCGTTGATGCAACAGAAATTGCACCCGCAGAAGCACAGCGTCCCCAAGGGTTGTATGATTATCATTGGTATCCTCAACCGGAACTCACCGATTGTTCCGAGGAACTTAAGGATATTATTGAAAATGAAGCGGTACAGCATTTAGATGATTTAATTCTGCGTCGCACCAGCTTAGGAGATAATCCCCAACGGGCGTTAAAAATTGCCCCTATGATTTGTAAACTGTTTAATTGGGATGATTCAAAATCTAAACAAGAAATTCAACGTTTAGAAGACTTTTATCAACGGTGTGGAATGGCAGAATTGGCTAAAATCTAA
- a CDS encoding aspartate carbamoyltransferase catalytic subunit — protein sequence MATAPWTRRHILSLADFTATEYNTILQTATSFQEVLGRRTKKVPALQGQVVANLFFEPSTRTRNSFELAAKRLSADTLNFAPGTSSLTKGETILDTAKTYLAMGTDMMVIRHKEAGVPFAIAAELDRLNAKVAVLNAGDGQHEHPSQALLDLFTICRTLDSEQPKIELLQGKKIAIVGDILHSRVARSNIWSLTATEAELHLAAPPTLLPELFAEFGKNRPGKLFLHWDLEPALENADFVMTLRLQKERMTAHLLPSLREYHQLFGITHERLKSCKPDVKILHPGPVNRGVELSSELMDDPELSLISQQVTSGIAVRMALLYLIGGGKLN from the coding sequence ATGGCTACTGCTCCCTGGACTCGCCGTCATATTTTATCCTTAGCTGATTTTACGGCGACGGAATATAACACAATTTTGCAAACAGCAACAAGCTTTCAAGAAGTGTTAGGTCGTCGTACTAAAAAAGTTCCGGCTTTACAAGGTCAGGTGGTGGCAAATTTATTTTTTGAACCGTCAACTCGCACTCGGAATAGTTTTGAACTCGCGGCTAAACGACTCTCCGCAGATACCTTAAATTTTGCGCCGGGAACCTCTTCTCTAACGAAAGGCGAAACAATTCTTGACACTGCTAAAACCTATTTAGCGATGGGAACGGATATGATGGTAATTCGTCATAAGGAAGCTGGAGTTCCCTTTGCGATCGCGGCTGAATTAGACCGTTTAAATGCTAAAGTAGCGGTGTTGAATGCGGGAGATGGTCAACACGAACATCCGTCTCAAGCATTATTAGATTTATTCACAATTTGCCGAACCCTTGACTCTGAGCAACCCAAAATTGAATTATTACAAGGTAAAAAAATAGCGATTGTTGGAGACATTTTACATTCCAGGGTAGCCCGTTCTAATATTTGGAGTTTAACCGCAACCGAAGCCGAATTACATTTAGCAGCACCTCCAACGTTATTACCCGAACTATTTGCAGAATTTGGCAAAAATCGCCCCGGAAAATTGTTTTTACATTGGGATTTAGAACCCGCTTTAGAAAATGCCGATTTTGTCATGACGTTACGGTTACAAAAGGAACGGATGACCGCCCATTTATTACCCAGTTTACGCGAATATCATCAATTATTTGGCATCACCCATGAACGGTTAAAATCCTGTAAACCGGATGTTAAAATATTACATCCAGGGCCAGTGAATCGAGGGGTAGAATTAAGTTCAGAATTAATGGATGATCCAGAATTAAGTTTAATTTCTCAACAAGTGACCAGTGGAATAGCAGTGAGAATGGCACTGTTATATTTAATTGGAGGAGGGAAATTAAATTAA
- a CDS encoding alpha/beta hydrolase, producing MPQPKLYSFLAQTYPQVKPLYQLLRYRYHQLDLFKHSSFKKLQSIPYKPTKIVSFLAGNFQLKGDLYIPENADTAPTLILLHGSSILGRKLPIMLALAQGFQKQGYRVFAFDLRAHGESEQPKTYTTDAFNFAQDVTAAIDYLKVNFPSQNSEIYVLGHSFGGGVTMAAQAQDSRISKAVVFAPPRRLKERFLNREAREKEKLMFRWQIDMQLPKPLEFSFWKPVMEALDIETYLQDFTQPQHIPLLLIDAEFEPAEDLEFLRNLSEKMLPPVEYWTVAKADHYLNTGLILNASFVQGTAIATFVNFVDNWLKS from the coding sequence ATGCCACAACCTAAATTATATTCTTTTCTTGCCCAAACCTATCCTCAAGTTAAACCGTTATATCAATTGTTGAGATATCGTTATCATCAACTTGACTTGTTCAAACACTCATCTTTTAAAAAACTACAATCTATTCCTTATAAACCTACAAAAATAGTCTCTTTTCTGGCTGGCAATTTCCAATTAAAAGGAGATTTATATATTCCTGAAAATGCGGATACCGCTCCTACGTTAATTCTGTTACATGGGTCTTCGATTTTAGGTCGCAAATTGCCAATTATGCTGGCTCTCGCTCAAGGGTTTCAAAAGCAAGGATATCGGGTTTTTGCCTTTGATCTTCGCGCTCATGGAGAATCTGAACAACCTAAAACTTATACAACAGATGCCTTTAATTTTGCTCAGGATGTCACCGCAGCTATTGATTATTTAAAGGTTAATTTTCCTAGCCAAAATTCAGAAATTTATGTTTTAGGACATTCCTTTGGAGGCGGTGTAACAATGGCGGCTCAAGCTCAAGATTCTCGAATTTCTAAAGCAGTTGTTTTCGCACCTCCCCGTCGGTTAAAAGAACGATTTTTAAATCGTGAAGCGCGAGAAAAAGAAAAGTTAATGTTTCGTTGGCAAATTGATATGCAGCTTCCTAAACCCCTAGAATTTTCTTTTTGGAAACCCGTAATGGAAGCTTTAGATATCGAAACTTATTTACAGGATTTTACCCAACCTCAACATATTCCTTTATTACTGATCGATGCTGAATTTGAACCTGCTGAAGATTTAGAATTTTTAAGAAATTTATCTGAAAAAATGCTTCCTCCTGTTGAGTATTGGACAGTTGCAAAGGCCGATCACTATTTGAATACGGGGTTAATTTTGAATGCTTCCTTTGTTCAAGGAACAGCGATCGCAACTTTTGTTAATTTTGTAGATAATTGGTTAAAAAGCTGA
- a CDS encoding glycosyltransferase, translated as MTQSEINKTVSVSPELFQKHLVIYAGTLESYQGIDLLLEAFVFVAKADPEAFLLIVGGSPEQTELFSNLATELGINQQCLFTGRVEQSLAQNYANQAKVQVSPRRSGTNTPLKVYQQLASGVPLVATRIYSHTQVLNDYVAFLVEPEPEDLGRGILEALTNEAEAQQKARNAQILYQEKYSREVYTKKMINLLEFVTQTSIKKTEDSNSLEMSSVQGLNLK; from the coding sequence ATGACCCAATCAGAGATTAATAAAACCGTAAGCGTTTCGCCAGAACTTTTCCAGAAACATTTAGTGATTTATGCAGGAACCTTAGAATCTTATCAAGGAATTGATTTATTATTAGAAGCCTTTGTTTTCGTCGCTAAAGCTGATCCCGAAGCATTTTTATTAATTGTTGGAGGCAGTCCTGAACAAACAGAATTATTCTCCAATTTAGCAACAGAACTGGGAATTAATCAACAGTGTTTATTTACAGGTCGGGTTGAACAATCTTTAGCCCAAAATTATGCCAATCAAGCTAAAGTTCAAGTTTCACCCCGTCGCAGTGGTACGAATACCCCCTTAAAAGTCTATCAACAATTAGCCAGTGGGGTTCCTTTAGTAGCCACTCGCATTTATTCTCATACTCAAGTTTTAAATGATTATGTCGCCTTCTTAGTTGAACCCGAACCTGAAGATTTAGGACGAGGAATTCTTGAAGCTTTAACCAATGAAGCAGAAGCTCAACAAAAAGCTAGAAATGCTCAAATTCTTTATCAAGAAAAATATTCTCGTGAAGTTTATACCAAAAAAATGATTAATTTATTGGAGTTTGTCACCCAAACTTCGATTAAAAAAACAGAAGATTCTAACAGTTTAGAAATGTCCTCGGTTCAAGGTTTAAACTTAAAATAG